Proteins encoded by one window of Rutidosis leptorrhynchoides isolate AG116_Rl617_1_P2 chromosome 7, CSIRO_AGI_Rlap_v1, whole genome shotgun sequence:
- the LOC139860117 gene encoding tetrahydroberberine oxidase-like: MDEDNCQKSVLNLIDEPSDVEEDDGETVQFLAKMDSSKLSYQIQIHKNSQIKNTMKSQLILSFITLCFCVTISTSFHDHVTPSSQGFISCLESKYNNVSGMSQLIFTPNNVSFLPIWEARVNNHRFNKTSTPKPSIIVTPIDDAQIRATLLCTKKCGYEMRIRSGGHDYEGVSSTADVPFVILDLARMRYVNVNVAKSTAWVQGGATLGEVYYTISRNTNKLSFSGGLCPTVGIGGYIGGGGYGNLMRKYGLAADNVVDVRFMDINGKILNRKSMGEDLFWAIRGGGSASFGIVLAWKLRLVPVPELVTVFLVNITLEQGATEIFYKYQHVIPNIDENLSIRVQMSSEDIVNTNKKTIRMLFYGLYQGSMDTLVSLLDEKYPELNVTREICQEVTMVQSTLFFQGYPTNTPLEALANLTIGFRLNGQNKLDYVRTPIPVSGLKSIWRKLFKSVGSTVIIQPFGGKVNEYSESALPFPHRAGVLYQFHQLVRFDDQTSDTTPISLQRISWLRNFNKYITPYVSKNPRGAFYNYIDFDLGVGSATYEEASVWGNRYWKKDNFKKLIRLKAKIDPHNFFHHPQSIPVF, from the coding sequence CTATCATATCAAATTCAAATTCACAAAAATTCACAAATTAAAAACACGATGAAATCTCAACTAATACTTTCATTTATAACTCTTTGTTTTTGTGTAACAATATCAACATCCTTCCATGATCATGTTACACCAAGTTCTCAAGGTTTCATAAGTTGCCTTGAATCCAAATACAATAATGTCAGTGGCATGTCTCAACTCATTTTCACCCCTAATAATGTATCCTTTCTACCAATTTGGGAAGCAAGAGTCAACAACCATAGATTCAACAAAACCTCAACTCCCAAACCATCGATTATTGTTACTCCGATAGACGATGCTCAGATCCGAGCAACACTTTTATGCACCAAGAAATGTGGGTACGAGATGAGGATTAGGAGCGGAGGCCATGACTATGAGGGAGTCTCCTCCACTGCCGATGTTCCATTTGTGATACTTGATCTAGCCAGAATGAGGTATGTAAATGTGAACGTCGCAAAAAGCACCGCATGGGTTCAAGGTGGCGCTACACTTGGTGAAGTGTACTATACCATATCTCGAAACACCAACAAGTTGTCTTTCTCTGGTGGTTTATGTCCCACGGTGGGTATTGGTGGGTATATAGGTGGTGGTGGCTATGGAAACTTGATGAGAAAATATGGTCTTGCTGCGGATAATGTTgttgatgttcggttcatggataTCAATGGAAAGATTTTAAATAGAAAGTCTATGGGCGAAGATCTATTTTGGGCAATTCGTGGTGGTGGGTCTGCAAGTTTTGGAATCGTTCTTGCATGGAAGCTTAGATTGGTTCCGGTGCCTGAATTAGTAACTGTGTTTTTAGTGAACATAACTTTGGAACAAGGTGCCACGGAGATTTTCTATAAGTATCAACACGTTATACCGAATATTGATGAAAATTTGTCCATCAGAGTTCAAATGTCTAGCGAAGATATCGTCAACACTAACAAGAAAACCATACGAATGTTATTTTATGGACTTTATCAAGGCTCAATGGACACATTAGTTTCTTTGTTAGACGAGAAATACCCCGAGCTTAATGTCACACGGGAAATTTGCCAAGAGGTGACAATGGTCCAGTCGACTCTTTTTTTCCAAGGCTATCCAACTAACACCCCACTAGAAGCCCTTGCTAACCTAACTATCGGCTTCAGGCTCAACGGACAAAACAAATTAGATTACGTACGCACCCCAATTCCTGTAAGTGGCCTCAAAAGTATCTGGAGAAAGTTGTTTAAAAGTGTAGGATCAACGGTGATCATACAACCTTTTGGGGGGAAAGTGAATGAGTACTCGGAGTCGGCACTTCCCTTTCCTCATAGAGCTGGAGTGTTGTACCAATTTCACCAATTGGTTCGGTTTGATGACCAAACCTCAGACACGACACCAATATCGTTGCAACGTATAAGTTGGTTAAGGAACTTTAACAAGTATATAACACCTTATGTGTCAAAGAACCCGAGGGGGGCGTTTTATAACTACATTGATTTTGATCTGGGTGTTGGAAGTGCTACTTATGAAGAAGCAAGTGTGTGGGGCAATAGATACTGGAAGAAAGACAACTTTAAGAAGTTAATTCGCCTCAAAGCTAAAATTGATCCACACAACTTCTTTCACCATCCACAAAGTATACCTGTTTTTTAG